In Candidatus Terasakiella magnetica, the following are encoded in one genomic region:
- a CDS encoding penicillin-binding protein activator gives MFLNPRFYVLPLLFFITLVLSACQTITAPKWWEVPGTTPQARGPAPGSYDPTAAPRQGKEIVPWDPSQPTVAHADAQAQSQEWMTQYDVRGGVRAARVGLLVPLSGRAANVGKEIMNAAQLALFDFAGPNYELLPYDTQSTPEGAVQAVQYAIADGVSIVVGPLLSKSAQAIAPYLQASNVNALAFTNDSTAASQNVFVLGVRPEEEVERIINFAALQGSTRFALLAPADEYGIRVRTAFEAAVLANGAELSKVVQFLSGSDDLPAMIRDMADYDERRKELLEQKAELEGKEDALSQKALERLELLQTVGDVDFDALLVAAGGKTLQSIAANLPYYDVDPKKVRMLGTSLWEAKWVRAEPALLGGWFAAPSAKNRGEFVRQYRSVYDANPHRLATLAYDAVALSAVLANDKGEADYSRQTLTDPAGYLGRNGIFRLHQWGLAERGLAVMQVKQKNFREISPAPKSFAPVTN, from the coding sequence ATGTTTCTAAATCCGCGTTTTTATGTTTTGCCATTGCTGTTCTTCATCACTCTGGTGTTAAGCGCTTGTCAGACTATCACCGCACCTAAATGGTGGGAAGTTCCGGGGACAACACCCCAAGCACGTGGTCCTGCACCGGGCAGTTATGACCCAACAGCCGCACCACGACAAGGAAAAGAAATTGTGCCGTGGGACCCAAGCCAGCCAACAGTCGCCCATGCGGATGCGCAAGCCCAGTCTCAAGAATGGATGACGCAATATGATGTGCGCGGCGGTGTGCGGGCTGCACGCGTTGGTTTGCTTGTGCCATTATCAGGGCGCGCAGCGAACGTGGGCAAAGAAATTATGAATGCTGCCCAGCTGGCCTTGTTTGATTTTGCCGGACCAAATTATGAGCTGCTGCCATATGATACGCAAAGTACGCCTGAAGGGGCGGTTCAGGCGGTGCAATATGCCATTGCCGATGGGGTTTCCATTGTTGTTGGGCCGCTTTTATCTAAATCTGCCCAAGCCATTGCGCCTTATTTGCAAGCCTCCAACGTGAATGCGCTTGCCTTTACCAACGATTCGACAGCGGCGAGCCAAAATGTCTTTGTTTTAGGCGTGCGTCCTGAAGAAGAAGTTGAGCGCATCATTAATTTCGCAGCCTTGCAAGGCTCAACACGTTTTGCATTGCTCGCACCTGCGGATGAATATGGCATTCGTGTGCGCACGGCTTTTGAAGCAGCTGTTCTTGCCAATGGGGCAGAATTGTCAAAAGTGGTCCAGTTCCTTTCAGGCAGTGACGATCTCCCTGCCATGATCCGTGATATGGCGGATTATGATGAGCGTCGCAAAGAGCTGTTGGAGCAAAAAGCAGAACTTGAAGGCAAGGAAGATGCCTTATCTCAAAAAGCGCTGGAACGCCTTGAGCTGTTACAAACAGTTGGTGATGTAGATTTTGATGCACTGTTGGTGGCCGCTGGGGGCAAGACATTGCAATCTATTGCCGCGAACCTGCCTTATTATGATGTGGACCCAAAAAAAGTTCGCATGTTAGGTACAAGCCTGTGGGAAGCCAAATGGGTTCGTGCAGAACCAGCCCTTTTAGGAGGATGGTTTGCTGCGCCAAGTGCGAAAAATCGCGGGGAATTTGTACGTCAATATCGCTCGGTTTATGATGCCAATCCCCATCGATTGGCGACCTTGGCTTATGATGCGGTGGCTTTAAGCGCGGTTTTGGCAAATGATAAAGGTGAGGCTGATTATAGTCGCCAGACCTTGACTGACCCGGCGGGCTATTTAGGGAGGAATGGGATTTTCCGTTTGCACCAATGGGGTTTGGCTGAGCGGGGCTTGGCGGTGATGCAAGTCAAACAAAAGAATTTTCGCGAGATTTCTCCCGCACCAAAAAGTTTTGCGCCAGTTACAAATTAG
- the rsmI gene encoding 16S rRNA (cytidine(1402)-2'-O)-methyltransferase: protein MAKHKNADLETSGPQDNQENNQFVPESTPSTLASKVAAGLYIVATPIGNAQDITLRALSLLKQADTILCEDTRVTAKLLMIHGISKKKCHAYHEHNAEKMRPKVLDKLNSGEVVVLVSDAGTPLINDPGYKLVRECNELGLPYTTAPGASSVITAMVLSGLPSDRFLYLGFLPNKTVARKKALEEVKSVRATLITLESPRRVAACLKDMADVLGNREAAVTRELTKRYEEVRRAPLPELAELYQNEVVRGEVVLVVGPPDESVNETSAEDLDSLLENALARLSVRDAVAEVVDATGLKKRAVYNRALELTKES, encoded by the coding sequence ATGGCAAAACATAAAAACGCGGATTTAGAAACATCGGGTCCCCAAGACAACCAAGAAAATAATCAATTCGTCCCAGAGAGTACCCCTAGCACGCTTGCGAGTAAAGTGGCGGCTGGACTCTATATTGTCGCCACCCCTATCGGCAATGCCCAAGATATCACCTTGCGCGCCCTAAGTCTGTTAAAACAGGCCGATACGATTTTATGTGAAGACACCCGTGTGACGGCTAAATTATTAATGATACACGGCATCTCAAAGAAAAAATGCCATGCTTATCATGAACATAACGCTGAAAAAATGCGCCCAAAAGTTCTGGATAAACTCAACAGTGGCGAAGTGGTCGTGCTGGTCAGTGATGCCGGCACGCCTTTGATCAATGATCCGGGCTATAAATTGGTGCGTGAATGTAATGAATTGGGCCTGCCTTATACAACGGCACCCGGTGCCAGCTCGGTCATTACCGCCATGGTGCTTTCCGGCCTGCCTAGTGATCGTTTTCTTTATCTTGGTTTTTTACCCAACAAGACCGTTGCGCGCAAAAAAGCCCTTGAAGAAGTAAAATCCGTGCGCGCTACCTTAATTACATTAGAATCACCGCGCCGGGTCGCGGCCTGCCTTAAAGATATGGCAGACGTGCTTGGCAACCGCGAAGCCGCAGTTACGCGCGAGCTCACCAAACGATATGAAGAAGTCCGCCGCGCGCCCTTGCCAGAACTGGCTGAGCTTTATCAAAACGAAGTAGTCCGCGGCGAAGTGGTGCTGGTCGTCGGCCCACCTGATGAAAGCGTGAATGAAACCAGCGCGGAAGACTTAGACAGCTTACTAGAAAACGCCCTTGCCCGCCTGTCTGTTCGTGATGCGGTGGCAGAAGTGGTCGATGCCACAGGGCTTAAAAAACGCGCGGTTTATAATCGTGCGCTTGAGCTGACAAAAGAATCTTAA